DNA from Parageobacillus thermoglucosidasius:
ATGAACTTGTTCGGTCACGGTGTTGCCCTGTCAGGGGATTTCGTTATTCAAGGGGCGCCAAAGCTGACAGCGGATGCCGCCGGCCTTCCTGTCTCAGAAGTCATCGCGGCCAGTGTGCCGCTCGTGTTGGTGATGGGAGCGACAACAACGCTCACTGCCTTTTTATTGCTTCGCCGTGATATGAAAAGGGGTTATTTCGCTAATGAAGCGAACGAAGTGGCAGTAACAGCGGACGCGGCGCTCGAAAAGACGAAACGATTGTTGTCCAATCAAGTGAAAAACATGCTGGCAGCCATCATTCCGGCCATGTTTGTTTTAGATGTCATTGCCATGTTTTATTTGCGCTTGCAAGGCGGGGAAGCGACGGCATTAATCGGGGGAACGGCGATTTTTATTTTAATTCTTATTTCCATTTTTGCACATAAAAAAGAAAGTTTTGGGGAAATTACTAATTATTTAGTGGAAGGGTTTCAATTTGGCATAAAAGTATTTGCACCAGTTGTTCCGATCGCGGCGTTTTTTTATCTTGGTGATGCAGGGTTTGCGAAAATTATCGGTGAACATTTACCGAAATTATCACAAGGGATTGTGAACGATTTAGGAGTAGCGCTTGCCCATATTGTACCGCTTAACAACGGAATTGGCGCGGTAACGTTAACGGTTGTTGGGGCAATCACGGGCTTGGATGGTTCAGGATTTTCGGGCATTTCATTAGCGGGATCGGTGGCCCATTTATTCGCAACGGCGATTGGCGGCGGTGCCGCGACATTGACCGCGCTTGGGCAAATTGCGGCAATTTGGGTTGGAGGAGGTACGCTTGTTCCTTGGGCGCTGATTCCAGCTGCGGCCATTTGCGGCGTCGATCCATTTGAACTGGCACGGCGCAACTTAGTTCCGGTGACGGTTGGAATCGTGATAACAACGATTGTGGCAATGTTTCTTATGTAAATGGCTGATAAGCTGTCTCGTAGGAGCGAGGCGGCTTTTTTGTTATAATATAAGTGTATCATTTTTTTGCTGCCGACATCGTTACATGGACGAAAAAAGCATGGGAAAACAGTTGGCTGGGACGAAACAGGATGTTGCTTATTGTTTGAAAAGCGGACGAATAAAGGATGTTGTCCAGTGGAAGTAAATTGTCAATTTTTTGACAGTTCCCCCCTGTTGCTACACATTGTTAGAAGAACCTTGTATAGTTGTAGTGTAGTTGTAGCTTTTGATCAAACTGCTTATCAATTGAGGTTGAGCAAGAAAGGCGGATGAAGATGTCAAAATGGATGAACGATACATTTTTGCGCGCTTGCCGCGGCGAAAAAACGGATTATGTTCCGGTTTGGTACATGAGGCAAGCGGGGAGATCGCAGCCGGAGTACCGGGCGCTGAAAGAGAAATATTCATTATTTGAGATTACGCACCAACCGGAACTTTGCGCGTATGTAACAAGATTACCGGTCGAACAGTACAATGTCGATGCGGCGATTTTGTATAAAGATATTATGTCTCCGCTTCCGGCGATTGGCGTTGATGTGGAGATTAAAGCGGGGGTTGGGCCGGTGATTGCCAATCCGATTCGCTCCATGGCTGATGTGGAAAGGCTTGGGGAAATTCATCCGGAAGAAGATGTACCGTACGTATTGGAAACGATCAAGCTGCTGACGACCGAACAGCTGAACGTTCCGCTCATCGGATTTGCCGGCGCGCCGTTTACGCTCGCGAGCTATATGATTGAAGGCGGTCCATCGAAAAACTATAATAAAACAAAAGCGTTTATGTACGCGGAACCGAAAGCGTGGTTTGCGTTGATGGACAAGCTTGCCGATATGACGATTCGCTATGTGAAGGCGCAAATCCGCGCTGGTGCGGACGCCATCCAAATTTTTGATTCATGGGTTGGCGCCGTGAGTGTGGATGATTACCGCACATTTATTAAGCCGACGATGGCCCGGATTTTTGCGGCGCTTCGCGAAGAAAACGTCCCGCTCATTATGTTCGGCGTCGGCGCAAGCCATTTGGCGAAAGAGTGGAACGATTTGCCGCTTGATGTCATCGGGCTTGACTGGCGGCTTTCCCTTCGTGAAGCACGGCAAAGCGGAATTACAAAGGCGCTTCAAGGAAATTTAGATCCGGCGGTTTTGCTTGCCCCTTGGGAAGTGATTGAAAAACGCGTGAAACAAATTTTAGATGAAGGCATGGAACGGCCGGGATATGTATTTAACTTAGGCCACGGCATTTTTCCAGAAATCCGGCCAGAGACGCTAAAACGGCTGACAGCGTTTATTCATGAATATACGTCGAGAAAATGAGAGGTGTTACAGTATGGCAAAGAAGAAAATGGGGCTATTGGTGATGGCATACGGAACTCCATACAAAGAAGAAGACATTGAGCGATATTATACGCACATTCGGCACGGCAGAAAGCCTTCCCCGGAACTATTGGAAGACTTAAAGCAACGCTATAAAGCGATTGGCGGAATTTCCCCGTTGGCCCAAATTACCCTTGATCAAGCAAAACAGTTGGAAAAGCGGCTTAATAGTGTGCAAGATGACATGGAGTTTCAAATGTATCTAGGGTTAAAGCATATTGAGCCGTTTGTCGAAGACGCCGTTCGGCAAATGCATGAAGACGGCATTGAAGAAGCCGTGGGCATCGTGCTTGCACCACACTTTTCGACATTCAGCATCCAATCGTATAACGAGCGGGCAAAAGCGGAAGCGGAAAAACTCGGAGGGCCGGTAATTTATACGATTGACAGCTGGTATGATGAACCGAAATTTATCGACTATTGGGTGGAAAAAGTAAAAGAAGTGTTTGCTTCAATGAGCGAAGAAGAATGCGACAAAGCGGTGCTCATCGTATCGGCGCACAGCCTGCCGGAAAAAATTATTGCCGCGGGCGACCCGTATCCGCAGCAGCTGGCGGAAACAGCGAAACTGATTGCCGAAAAAGCCGGCGTTAAACATTATGCGGTAGGCTGGCAAAGTGCAGGCAACACGCCAGAGCCTTGGCTCGGTCCGGATGTCCAAGACTTAACGAGACAGTTGCATCAAGAACATGGATATACGTCATTTGTTTATGTTCCGGCCGGTTTTGTCGCCGATCATTTAGAAGTGTTGTATGATAATGATATTGAATGTAAACAAGTGACAGAAGAAATCGGCGCAAACTACTATCGTCCAGAAATGCCGAATACGAATGCAAAATTCATCGATGCATTAGCAACAGTTGTATTAAAACGGACCAAACTTTTATAAAGAAGGCGATGAACAGTGAATGACGAAAAATATACGGTTGTGATTATCGGAGGCGGCATCACAGGAATTACTGCTGCATATTATCTGCAAAAAGCGGTGAAAGAACGGCAGCTTCCAATCGAATGCAAACTGGTGGAAGCGACACACCGCTTGGGCGGCAAAGTGCAAACAGTGGTGCGCGATGGCTTTGTCATTGAGCGCGGCCCTGATTCGTTTTTGGCGCGAAAAACGAGCGCTTTCCGTCTTGTGCGTGAAGTTGGGCTCGAAAATGAAATTGTTCATAATGCGACGGGAAAATCGTATATTCTTGTGAACGGAAAGCTATATCCGATACCAGGTGGGGCCATTATGGGGATTCCGACGCAAATCGGCCCATTTATCACGACAAGGCTGTTTTCCCCATTAGGAAAGCTGCGCGCCGCTTTTGATTTTATTTTGCCGCCGACAAAAGCGGAAGGTGATTTATCGTTAGGGCAATTTTTCCGCCGCCGTCTCGGAGATGAGGTGGTGGATAACTTAATTGAACCGCTGTTGTCGGGCATTTATGCCGGCGACATTGACCAAATGAGTTTAATGGCGACATTTCCGCAATTTTTCCAAATTGAGCAGAAATACGGCAGTCTCGTGCTCGGAGCGAAGCGGACGGCGCCGAAAGCGCAGAAAGAGCGGAAAGGTGCGTTTCAAACGTTAAAGACAGGGCTGCAATCGTTAGTCGATGAAGTGGAAAAACGGATGGAACAAGGCAGCGTCATTAAAGGAGTACGGGTAGAAAGAGTGTGGCGCGAGGGAACGGGATACCGTCTGCGCTTAAGCAACGGCGACATATGGAAGGCGGACAGCATCATCGTCGCGGCGCCGCATTCGTCTGTGCCAGCGATGTTTGCTGATTACCCGTTTTTTGAGCCTTTCCAATCTATTCCATCGACATCTGTCGCAACTGTTGCACTGGCCTTTCCGGAAAGCGCCATTGAACAAGATATTGACGGAACCGGTTTTGTCGTTTCCCGCCGCAACGATTATACCATTACCGCCTGCACATGGACACATAAAAAATGGCCGCATACCGCGCCGGATGGAAAAGCGTTGTTACGCTGCTATGTCGGGCGCCCCGGCGATGAAGAAATCGTTGAGCAGTCCGATGACGAAATTGTCCGTGTCGTGATGGATGATTTAAGCAAAATTATGCGCATTTCCGGACGTCCAGAGCTTATTGCTATCTCGCGATGGAAAGAGGCGATGCCGCAATATACCGTGGGGCATAAAGAGCGGCTTGCGAAAATAAAAACACATATGGATGCGGAACTTCCAGGCGTGTTTTTGGCGGGAAGTTCATATGAAGGATTAGGACTGCCAGATTGCATTGACCAAGGGGAAAATGCGGTGAAAAAAGTGCTTGATTATTTGCAAACGGCCCCGCGGAAACTGGCGGAGGTTAACTCAAAAATGAGTTAACCTCTTTCTTTTTGGTGAAAATTATGCTATGATTTTAGACGTAATGACCAAAATGTTCATTTAGTCATAATGAAGGATGAGGAATATGTCAATTGATCGAAAGCGACAAATCATTGAAGCAGCTGCGAAATCATTTTCGTTATTTGGCTACAAAGCAACGACGATGGAGCAAATAGCGAAGCTTGCCAATGTCGGAAAAGGGACGATTTATACGTTTTTTAAAAACAAAGAAGATTTATTGGATGCCATTGTCTCTTCGCTTATTTTAGAAATAATAGAAGAAGCCGAGCAGGCGATGGATCCCGATCGTCCTTTTTCAGAAAACGCGCATCGCGCTTTATACCGCATTTTAGAGTTTCGCCAGCAACATCAATTGACAGCAAAGCTTCTTCAAGAGGTGCGCAACCTCGGAACACCGGCAGTTCAAGAAGTGATGAAAAAATTGGATTTGGCCATTATCGATTATATTCGCAAAAAAATCGACATTGCCATCAAAAAAGGAGAAATTCGCGACTGCGATGCCGAGATAACGGCGTTCTTAATGCTGAAAACGTATATTGCTCTGATTGTCGATTGGGAAAAAGATCATGAGCCGCTGACGAAGGAAGAAATTGCGCAATTATTTGAACTTTATTTTCTCAAAGGATTGTCGAAATAGATGGTCCTTCTCTTTTTTATGAAAAATGACTAAATGGACAAATTGGTCAATCGTAGAGGAGGGGGAAAATGAGAGGATTTTCATTATTGTGGAAAGAGGCAGAAGCGATTTTTCGCAATCGAAAAGTGCTGATTTCCATTATCGCCGTGATATGTATTCCATTATTGTACAGCGGAATGTTTTTATGGGCGTTTTGGGATCCGTACGCTCATTTAGACCAATTGCCTGTTGCGGTAGTGAATAATGACAAAGGAGCAACAATGAATGGCGAAAAATTAGAAATTGGCGACAAGCTCGTTGAAAAGCTGAAGGAAAATAAGAAATTTGATTGGCATTTTGTTTCTGAAAAAGAGGCAGAAAAGGGGCTGCAACATCAAACATATTATATGGCCATTGAAATTCCGGATGATTTTTCGAAAAACGCAACAACATTACAAACCGAACATCCGAAACCGATGAAGCTTATTTATAAACCGAATGAAGCGTTTAACTTCTTATCGGCGCAAATTGGCGATAGCGCCGTTGAGAAGATAAAAGAAGAAATTTCCAATACAGTGACGGAAACGTATGTTGAAGCGATGTTTGATAATATCCGCGAG
Protein-coding regions in this window:
- the hemE gene encoding uroporphyrinogen decarboxylase → MSKWMNDTFLRACRGEKTDYVPVWYMRQAGRSQPEYRALKEKYSLFEITHQPELCAYVTRLPVEQYNVDAAILYKDIMSPLPAIGVDVEIKAGVGPVIANPIRSMADVERLGEIHPEEDVPYVLETIKLLTTEQLNVPLIGFAGAPFTLASYMIEGGPSKNYNKTKAFMYAEPKAWFALMDKLADMTIRYVKAQIRAGADAIQIFDSWVGAVSVDDYRTFIKPTMARIFAALREENVPLIMFGVGASHLAKEWNDLPLDVIGLDWRLSLREARQSGITKALQGNLDPAVLLAPWEVIEKRVKQILDEGMERPGYVFNLGHGIFPEIRPETLKRLTAFIHEYTSRK
- the hemH gene encoding ferrochelatase, yielding MAKKKMGLLVMAYGTPYKEEDIERYYTHIRHGRKPSPELLEDLKQRYKAIGGISPLAQITLDQAKQLEKRLNSVQDDMEFQMYLGLKHIEPFVEDAVRQMHEDGIEEAVGIVLAPHFSTFSIQSYNERAKAEAEKLGGPVIYTIDSWYDEPKFIDYWVEKVKEVFASMSEEECDKAVLIVSAHSLPEKIIAAGDPYPQQLAETAKLIAEKAGVKHYAVGWQSAGNTPEPWLGPDVQDLTRQLHQEHGYTSFVYVPAGFVADHLEVLYDNDIECKQVTEEIGANYYRPEMPNTNAKFIDALATVVLKRTKLL
- the hemY gene encoding protoporphyrinogen oxidase, which translates into the protein MNDEKYTVVIIGGGITGITAAYYLQKAVKERQLPIECKLVEATHRLGGKVQTVVRDGFVIERGPDSFLARKTSAFRLVREVGLENEIVHNATGKSYILVNGKLYPIPGGAIMGIPTQIGPFITTRLFSPLGKLRAAFDFILPPTKAEGDLSLGQFFRRRLGDEVVDNLIEPLLSGIYAGDIDQMSLMATFPQFFQIEQKYGSLVLGAKRTAPKAQKERKGAFQTLKTGLQSLVDEVEKRMEQGSVIKGVRVERVWREGTGYRLRLSNGDIWKADSIIVAAPHSSVPAMFADYPFFEPFQSIPSTSVATVALAFPESAIEQDIDGTGFVVSRRNDYTITACTWTHKKWPHTAPDGKALLRCYVGRPGDEEIVEQSDDEIVRVVMDDLSKIMRISGRPELIAISRWKEAMPQYTVGHKERLAKIKTHMDAELPGVFLAGSSYEGLGLPDCIDQGENAVKKVLDYLQTAPRKLAEVNSKMS
- a CDS encoding TetR/AcrR family transcriptional regulator codes for the protein MSIDRKRQIIEAAAKSFSLFGYKATTMEQIAKLANVGKGTIYTFFKNKEDLLDAIVSSLILEIIEEAEQAMDPDRPFSENAHRALYRILEFRQQHQLTAKLLQEVRNLGTPAVQEVMKKLDLAIIDYIRKKIDIAIKKGEIRDCDAEITAFLMLKTYIALIVDWEKDHEPLTKEEIAQLFELYFLKGLSK